A window from Bordetella petrii encodes these proteins:
- a CDS encoding maleate cis-trans isomerase family protein, which produces MQKTYRIGQIVPSSNTTMETEIPAMLTARQQIRPERFTFHSSRMRMKKVVKEELAAMDAESDRCAVELSDARVDVLGYACLVAIMAMGHGYHRVSEQRLQAHTAANGADAPVITSAGALVGALQVIGARRIVVVAPYMKPLTELVVDYIRHEGYDVADYRALEIPDNLDVGRHDPARLPGIVAQMDTSGVDAIVLSACVQMPSLAAVAKVEALTGKPVVTAAIATTYAMLKALDLEPVVPGAGALLSGAY; this is translated from the coding sequence ATGCAGAAGACTTACCGCATCGGCCAGATCGTGCCGAGCTCCAACACCACGATGGAAACCGAGATTCCGGCCATGCTGACCGCGCGCCAGCAGATCCGGCCCGAACGCTTCACCTTCCATTCCAGCCGCATGCGCATGAAGAAAGTGGTGAAAGAAGAGCTGGCGGCCATGGATGCCGAGTCCGACCGCTGCGCGGTGGAACTGAGCGACGCGCGCGTGGACGTGCTGGGCTACGCCTGCCTGGTGGCCATCATGGCCATGGGACACGGCTACCACCGCGTATCCGAGCAGCGCCTGCAGGCGCACACCGCGGCCAACGGCGCCGATGCGCCCGTCATCACCAGCGCCGGCGCCCTGGTCGGCGCGCTGCAGGTGATCGGCGCCAGGCGCATTGTGGTGGTGGCGCCGTACATGAAGCCGCTGACCGAGCTGGTGGTGGACTACATCCGCCATGAAGGCTACGACGTGGCCGACTATCGCGCGCTCGAGATCCCCGACAACCTGGACGTGGGGCGGCACGACCCGGCCCGGCTGCCCGGCATCGTGGCGCAGATGGACACGAGCGGCGTCGACGCCATCGTGCTGTCGGCCTGCGTGCAGATGCCGTCGCTGGCCGCCGTGGCCAAGGTCGAGGCGCTGACCGGCAAGCCGGTGGTCACCGCCGCCATCGCCACCACCTACGCCATGCTCAAGGCGCTGGACCTGGAGCCTGTCGTGCCGGGCGCCGGCGCCCTGCTGTCGGGCGCCTACTAA